The DNA region AACTCGTGCTACATCCCGTTGCTAACTGATTCAAATATGTTCATTCACTGATCCAGACTCGTTTTGATCAGCCTTCTTGCTGCACAAGAATCAATCGCCTGACAGCATATGACGTCCTGCGCAGCAGCCGGCCGGCTGATCCTCGCGAGGAGTGAGTTCCCAGTCCCTAGACACTGAACAACTGCAGCTTCTCGCAAGGTAGAAGCAGACAAGAACAAGAGAACAGGCAGCGTCAATACGGCTTACAAGACGGTAACTTTGTTTAGGCCCCGGCGATGCCGATACCAAGGTCAGCCCTAGCAAGAAATGCCTCGACGGGAACCGGACACCCGGGAAGACGTCAGGCGCCAAGCCGTGCCGCGCCCGCCCTGCCCAGGCGCGTCCCAAACAACGATGCGCGCCGGGCTCGGCGCGACGCGCGCGCCCGTCGGCATAAAACTGTGCGCGGGAGACGGACCGGTCGGCCGAGCCCGGGAGGATCGGAGGGCGCGGTGGCCTTGGCGCCTTCCCGCTTGGCCCCGGGCGGGCGCCGTGCGGGCGCAGCCGGATGCCGCGGGGCCGCGACGCCGGCTACGGACACCGCCCGCGCGCGGCACGCGCCACCGGCCGATGCCGCCACGGAAAAGCGGCTCGTGGACTTTGTGGGATCGAGACGAGCACGAGGGGGGCGCGCGCGCGAACGGGGTCGCGAACCGAACGGTGCCTTGCGGCAAGTTTGAGACGGGTAAAGAACGCGACCCGAGTGGCGCGGGCGTACGTGGCCGCGCCCGGGATGCCTGGAGGGCGGCTGGGCGACGGGCCGGGCGGCCGTCGACGGCGTGCGAGccacggcgcgcgcggccggcaGCATCCGTGGGCGACTGGGCGGCGACACCATTATTTTTGCGTGTCCTCCGGGCCCTGGCCTGAGCGTGCGTGCCGTGCCGCGGGGTTGCCGTGGCGACACCGGCGTTGCAGCGCGCGCGTGCGTCCTCTCCGTCCGATGCGCGGGGGAGGCAGACCGACCGTTCCTGCGGTCCGAAGCCTGTGGCCAGGTATACTATTCCGTCGTAGCGTCGTGTCTTGGTGAGGTACGAAGGGACTGGTTGGCCTGGCCCGTCACCCGTGACGACTCACGAATCTACCCATCCGGCTTGCAATTTTCTCTCCTTCCGTTTGTCCACGAGAGATCGTGCCAAAAGGTACACGGTGCACCTACCTACGTAGCACGTCGGTACGTGCATGCGTGCAGCCAGAATAGCTAGCATAAAGTTTGTTATTCTCCTGGATCCATACACTTTCAGAATAAAATATTTGTACAAGAACATACATACAGAAGGTCGCATACTCACACATGCATGTACGTGTAACTCGACTACTAGTATATACCAAGGCAAGAATCACTAACAAGTTTATACCAACACAAAGGTACTTCAAAAGGAACGTAGAAATGCGACACGCATGGGTTTGAAAAGGAAGGGCATGGAGAGTCAAAATTCGCTTTCGTTTCGGTTCTTATTTTCGCTTCATTCATTTTTATACCAGTGTAGTATAGTTACCAAGATTGAGTTCAATCACATCGTTGATCAATGCTCTCTTCTTCATCTTTTGAGAACCTTTAGAAGCAATCAAGGTTGATTTATCCAGAGTAATGATCAAAACCAACATATCCAACGGTGCGAGTGCAGTCAATTGCATAGCTCCCATGTCTGGAAAGATGAGTTCACACACACCGGCCCATGTAGATATTACACACTCTGATACATGTAGCAGCAGCAGTAAAATCTAGTAAGACTGCACACACGAAATCCAACAAAAACCCAGAGAGCAGGCGCCCAATACTTTGGATTTCCAGCACGGAGTCCGCAACAAATCAAAGCAGATGTGAACCGTGTGAAAAGATGGGACTGTTCCAGCCAATTTTTTGCCCCCCAGTTTGCCCAAACGGAGCACGCAGCGATCCTTCTCGGACGAAACCAAAGATGGATCCAGGCCGGCCCACACGGAGCAGATCCTGCCTCTGGATCAACGAAAGCAACCGCATCACTGGCGCCGGCGATCAATTGTTTTAGCAGCGGCGGTCACAGAAAGAGGATTCAGGATTGCACCCCATGCACCCCCTGTGCTTTCGCACGGCTTTGCTTTACCAGAACTCGAGGGCCGGGGAAAAAAGAGGTTAGCTGCTCACGCCGGCTGGCAACGTTTGCTACTGCTAGTTTAAATTTCAGTTTGGATCGATGCAAAGCAAAGGAAATGATGTGTTTTGTGATCATCTCCATCATGACCAGCTTTGTTTTTTGTAAGCTCTCGTAGGAAAGCACAAAGTGTCAACCCAGATGACCTCAAAGCAAAACCAACTTACACAGAAAAACAGGTTGAAAAATCAAAAGGTGGTCGAACCGTATTGCTTGTAGGCTCCACGAAATACTACCTGCTGCTTAACGGATGATTTGGGGGTTCTACGGAGTGGCCGACAGGGTTACGGCAAAAGCTCGGAAAGGAAAAAACCGTCGTGACTCGATCTCCACGTcactttcttcctcctcgctctCAGCGTTTGAAATTTCTCAACGGGAGGTGACCTCAGAGCGAGGGCCCCGTCCTAACTCGGTCGTGCATCATCACGCATGGAGCCATGGAGCCTTGCCGGTTGGTTTCTGCGCTGAACTGTTTGGGAGGCCGTGGACTCGTGCTGTCGTGTGACATTGTCGCGTGTTTGAACTTTGAAACGAGTCCAAGCCCTTGCTGTCGTCGTATGATACTACTTTACTGtccaaagttttttttttgtattTTAAAATTTCGGTTCGAGCCAAGCACATGCTGAATTGACCAAACCGAGAGATGAACAGCAGCCAATCACAGTGAGATCAGCAAGAATCTGGTGCAGAAAGGGGTTGATTTTACTCACATTTTTTGGGATGTTATTATACATGGATTCAAGAATATCATAGGCGCTAAGAActagagagagggaaaaaagtTGGCAAAAGATTAACTTAGCATAATATGGCATCGGAGTTATGCTGTATGGAGAAAATTCTCGGGTCGCCACGCAGCACCGATCGAGATCAGATCCTCTGCTGCTGTTGGTAATGgtggtggtgctgctggtgaagTCCGGCGTGCCGGCGTAGCGGCTGCTGCACCGGCTTCTGCTTGAACTCCGGCTTCTGCTTGAACTTCTCGCCGACGATGGAGATGAGGCCGCCGAGCGGCGGGCGCATCTTGGCGCGGTAGGATATCTCGTCGTAGGGCCGGCGGTAGAAGCGCAGGAACGGGAGGAAGGACTCGCGCTCGCGCTCCACGCGGCTGGCCTGCCCGTCCTTGCGGAACGCGAACAGCATGGACGGCGACTGCAGGAACGACGGGCGCGGCGTCCGCGGGAACTgctgcggcgccggcggcggggtctTCTGGCCcttggcggcggcggacggcgtcagcggcccgcccccgccgccgcgcgggaacggcggcggcgtggcggccgtggAGCGCAGCGCGGCGGGGGACGCGAAGGAGAAGGAGCGCGCGGAGAGCGGGGACGCGCCGACGAGCGACGGGCTGCTGGTGGGCACCACGGAGCGCGAGCCCACGGACGCCGGGATGGTGGAGAGGTACCACGGCTTGACGGGGTTGTCGGTGGGGGTGACGGAGAACCGCGACGAGGCCGAGCCGACGCCGGCCTTCCCcacgacggccgccgccgccgccggctcgaACCGCAGCGACGCCGTCCGCGGGTACGCCGTGAACGAGGCGTCCTCCAGCGAGTCCTCGAAGTCCAGCGAGCAcaccaccgccgtcgccggcgccagTTCCACGAACGGCCGCACTCCCTGCACACGGATGCAGCAGAATCGAACATGCATGCCACTGTTACGTTCCTTGACCCAATGCCGATTGCCGAGAGCGCAGCGAGACAACCACAGCGGCGCGTACCTTCCAGAGGACGGAGAAGAGGGATGGCGGGTCGATGACGAaggcgcggtggaggcggccGGGGTAGTAGTCGGCGACGATCTTGAGCGTGCCCATGAGCAGGTTGAGGAACGCCGACGCCGAGCGGAAAAAGCCTGCGCCGCAAAGGAGATTCGCATCGTCTCGTCAGTCAGCCGTCCAGTCAACCCCACCCACTCGACTCCGCTCCACAGTCCACACCCTTTTCCTCCCTGAATCCCTGCGGACGCCACGGCCCGCACTTTCCCGGGGCGAGCTCAATCATTTTTTCCTACTCCTACTACTCGTTTCGTTCAAACCGCACCGGCGGGAAGCGGAGCTGCTGCCGGCGAGAACGGCCCGGCCGCCCCAAAAGCGGCGGCCGTGCCTGCCACCGTGCCAAAGCGCTCGTTCGGTCAAGGCCCGGGACCACGGCCACGCCACGCCGCGGCAGCGGGCATGGCAACGCGACCCGAGCCGACCGGACCCGAGGCCGCGGCCCGCGGGGGGACAGCGAGCGCAGGCGCAGAGCCGACGCAGCAGCTGGTGCGGTGGGGGGGTCTGACCCTCTGAGCACAGAGCACAGAGCAGAGGCTTCACCGAGCCAGCCAGCCGCATGTGCGCGTCTGCCCGGCGGAGGCGGTACCGCACCGCCACTAACCAGAGTACCAGACCACCGCGGCTGGGCTCTTGCAAGAGCCAGTGCTGCACTGGCTGCTTCGTTCTCTGACTGGAATTTTTTCCTTCGTTTTTCTGGAGGAGCAGAGGACAAATACCACCAAGATCGAAATGGAGCGTAGCACGCGGGGTATTTTTGTATCGGTTCTGAGGGTGAGGAGGGTCAGCGGGTAGCTTA from Panicum hallii strain FIL2 chromosome 9, PHallii_v3.1, whole genome shotgun sequence includes:
- the LOC112876723 gene encoding uncharacterized protein LOC112876723, producing MAIDKVDAKEREKIEAVRKLLRKQAPLSAKQAQYCNDACVERFLRSRGESVKKAAKHLRTVLSWRETVGADHIMADEFSAELADGVAFVAGHDDDGRPVVVFRIKQDYPKFHSQKSFVRLLVFTLEVAVACMSRFVDQFVLLFDASFFRSASAFLNLLMGTLKIVADYYPGRLHRAFVIDPPSLFSVLWKGVRPFVELAPATAVVCSLDFEDSLEDASFTAYPRTASLRFEPAAAAAVVGKAGVGSASSRFSVTPTDNPVKPWYLSTIPASVGSRSVVPTSSPSLVGASPLSARSFSFASPAALRSTAATPPPFPRGGGGGPLTPSAAAKGQKTPPPAPQQFPRTPRPSFLQSPSMLFAFRKDGQASRVERERESFLPFLRFYRRPYDEISYRAKMRPPLGGLISIVGEKFKQKPEFKQKPVQQPLRRHAGLHQQHHHHYQQQQRI